The DNA window ACGGGCGGCGCTTTCGTCACGCTGTCCGCTTCGCTGTTGATGTTTCCAGAGATACCGATGGAGGGGCTGGCGCTGATTCTTGGCGTGGATCGCTTGATGGATACCATGCGTACGTTGACCAACGTGGCCGGCAACGGCGTGGCGACCATGGCGATTTCTTACTGGCAGAAAGAGCGTGTGGGTTTTCAGGTGAGGCTGCCTGAAGCTGCCGTGCGCAAACCCGTCTGAATGCCGCCCTGCGCGGTTGCCGCAGGGCTTTTCGAACCTGTGCAAGGATTAAATATGAAGCATGATGTGGTTTACAACGGATCCGGCGGCTTTCCTCCCGCCGGTCATTACTCACCCAGTTGCACGGCCAATGGGGCGGTCTATATCTCTGGCCAATTGCCGATCGCCTTTTCCGGTGAGAGTCTTGCCGGCGAACCTTTCGCGCGGCAAGTCCGCCAGGTGCTCGACAATCTGGATGCCTGCCTGGCAGGGGCCGGCGTCGGCCGCGCGCAACTGGTTCAGGTGCGCGTCTATCTGACGGATATCGATTTGTGGCCGACCTTCAATGCGCTGTATGCCGAATGGATCGGCGAGTTTCGCCCTGCGCGCGCGGTGGCCGGCGTATCGCAGCTGCATTATGGCGCCGCCGTGGAAGTGGAAGCTGTCGCGTTGGCCGCCCTTTAACCCTTACTGACAGGTAACGCTATGACCGATTTGATTTTACCCGTTTATGACGACGTGGCCGCCGCCGCCGCGCGCATCAAGGATTATGCTCACCGCACGCCGGTGCAGACTTCACGCACGGTTGACGACGATTTCGGCGCCAGCGTATTTTTCAAATGCGAGAACCTGCAGCGCATGGGCGCCTTTAAATTTCGCGGTGCGATGAATGCCTTGCTGCAGTTTTCTCCGGCGCAGCGCAAGGCCGGGGTAGTGGCCTTTTCTTCCGGCAATCATGCACAGGCGATCGCGCTGGCTGCCAGGCTGCTCGACATTCCCGCCACGATCGTTATGCCGCACGACGCGCCGGCGGCCAAAGTGGCTGCGACGCGCGGCTATGGCGGCAAAGTGGTGGAGTACAACCGTTATCATGAGGATCGCGAGCAGATCGGCCGGGATCTGGCGCAGCAACAGGGATTAACGCTGATCCCGCCTTACGATCATCCGCAGGTGATCGCCGGGCAGGGTACCGCGGCTAAAGAGCTGTTCGACGGGGTCGGCGAACTGGACGCGCTGTTCGTTTGCCTGGGCGGCGGCGGGTTGCTGGCCGGCTCTGCACTCGCCGCGCGTCGGCTGTCGCCGGGTTGCCGAGTCTATGGCGTAGAGCCTTTGGCGGGCAATGACGGGCAGCAATCATTCCGTACCGGCCGCATCGTTCACATTGAGACGCCGCAGACCCTCGCCGATGGCGCACAGACGCAGCATCTGGGCCAACATACTTTCCCGATTATCCGCCGGGACGTTGACGACGTTCTGACGGTGACCGACGATGAGCTGATTACCGCCATGCGCTTTTTCGCTGAACGGATGAAAATGGTGGTGGAGCCAACCGGCTGCCTGGGGT is part of the Serratia surfactantfaciens genome and encodes:
- a CDS encoding threo-3-hydroxy-L-aspartate ammonia-lyase, with the translated sequence MTDLILPVYDDVAAAAARIKDYAHRTPVQTSRTVDDDFGASVFFKCENLQRMGAFKFRGAMNALLQFSPAQRKAGVVAFSSGNHAQAIALAARLLDIPATIVMPHDAPAAKVAATRGYGGKVVEYNRYHEDREQIGRDLAQQQGLTLIPPYDHPQVIAGQGTAAKELFDGVGELDALFVCLGGGGLLAGSALAARRLSPGCRVYGVEPLAGNDGQQSFRTGRIVHIETPQTLADGAQTQHLGQHTFPIIRRDVDDVLTVTDDELITAMRFFAERMKMVVEPTGCLGFAAACAQKSMLRGKRVGVIISGGNVDIRRYGELLAGQ
- a CDS encoding RidA family protein — its product is MKHDVVYNGSGGFPPAGHYSPSCTANGAVYISGQLPIAFSGESLAGEPFARQVRQVLDNLDACLAGAGVGRAQLVQVRVYLTDIDLWPTFNALYAEWIGEFRPARAVAGVSQLHYGAAVEVEAVALAAL